The genomic segment CAGATGCGAAACAACCCCCATCTCAACACCCGGTTCATCTCCCTCACTGACCAGACCAAGCGAAACCTGATTCAACGTAGGCATACAATCCATCAGAACATTATAAGCAGCCGGAGCCGTAGTCGCCGATTCCGCTATGTTCGGGTAAGGAACCGGAACCGGAACAGGTCCAACCGGCGTTAAACAAACATCTGGAAAACCCATGTCCATACCCGCACCCATTGTTAATGCAAACATATATTGTCCTTGTAAGGTTTAGCTTCCAGCAGCCATTTGTAAGACTCAGCCTCCGGCGACCATTTGTAAGACTCAGCCTCCGGCGGCCAAAGGGGATAATCCCCTTTGGAATCCCTGACTGGGGCTGTTTCAGTTATTAAACTTTTTATTAAATAATTTACAGCTGACGGAACCATCTAACACTTCAATAACTCAGAAAAATTCAAGAACT from the Maridesulfovibrio zosterae DSM 11974 genome contains:
- a CDS encoding DUF4150 domain-containing protein, which gives rise to MFALTMGAGMDMGFPDVCLTPVGPVPVPVPYPNIAESATTAPAAYNVLMDCMPTLNQVSLGLVSEGDEPGVEMGVVSHLESGQTEYIVGCITIMADGLPVQRLTSVTGQNCLAVLPNAPGVCICPSQCTVLTLG